The following are encoded together in the Capsulimonas corticalis genome:
- the ftsH gene encoding ATP-dependent zinc metalloprotease FtsH, producing the protein MNTNKILRFLVPFIVLATVLYLVGNHRIPFMGGDTLKSVPYSQFVDDVENGWVSSGEIDKGTFKGVYAANAGQRSGGFTVELPDNPQIMRDLDKNLRDHHVNFKYPKSPISDSTWAMIVTGLLPLGAVIFIWLFFLRQAQSGGNQAMSFGRSKAKRLTDSVPKVTFDDVAGVEEAKQELEEVVEFLKNAKKFQALGAKIPKGVLLLGPPGCGKTMLARAIAGEAGVPFFHISGSDFVEMFVGVGASRVRDLFDTAKANRPSLIFIDEIDAVGRQRGAGMGGGHDEREQTLNQLLVEMDGFDQNSGVIMIAATNRPDVLDPALLRPGRFDRHVTVDTPDAKGREAILEVHLRGKPIAEDVSAHALARRTPGFSGADLANLVNEAALLAARKDKTRIEIPDFNESVDRVVAGPERKSRIMNDQIRERIAYHEVGHAIVGELLPNANPVHKISILPRGRALGYTMQYPTEDKYLTTRQEFLDDICALLAGRVAEEAVYGEVTTGASNDFERATAIARAMVCEYGMSERLGTVVLGTRHGNPFLGRDWNEERNYSETIAVEIDKEVRSIIDDCYARSRQILFDNRTKMDEIVRVLLEKESLEREEFIVLMEGAKAPEPSKPLVAPTGAPPITGDNSSNTPEQRRPLPNLRPETA; encoded by the coding sequence TTGAACACAAATAAAATACTACGTTTCCTCGTACCCTTCATTGTCCTTGCGACAGTGTTGTATCTGGTAGGCAACCACCGCATCCCGTTTATGGGCGGCGATACGCTCAAATCCGTTCCCTACAGCCAATTCGTCGATGATGTCGAAAACGGGTGGGTGAGCAGCGGTGAGATCGATAAAGGGACGTTCAAGGGCGTGTACGCGGCAAACGCCGGACAGCGCTCGGGCGGCTTTACGGTAGAACTTCCCGACAACCCGCAGATCATGCGGGACCTCGACAAGAATCTGCGCGATCATCACGTCAACTTCAAGTATCCGAAGTCGCCGATCTCGGACAGCACCTGGGCGATGATCGTCACGGGCCTGCTGCCCCTGGGCGCCGTCATCTTCATCTGGCTCTTCTTCCTGCGTCAGGCGCAGAGCGGCGGAAACCAGGCGATGTCGTTCGGCCGCTCCAAGGCGAAGCGTCTGACGGACAGCGTTCCGAAGGTGACCTTCGATGACGTCGCGGGCGTCGAGGAAGCCAAGCAGGAGCTGGAGGAAGTCGTCGAGTTCCTGAAGAACGCGAAGAAGTTCCAGGCGCTGGGCGCCAAGATCCCGAAGGGCGTGCTGCTGCTCGGACCTCCCGGATGCGGCAAGACGATGCTGGCCCGCGCCATCGCCGGCGAGGCGGGCGTGCCGTTCTTCCATATCTCAGGTTCGGACTTTGTCGAGATGTTCGTCGGCGTCGGCGCCAGCCGCGTCCGCGACTTGTTTGACACGGCCAAGGCCAACCGGCCCTCGCTGATCTTTATCGACGAGATCGACGCCGTCGGACGCCAGCGCGGCGCCGGCATGGGCGGTGGTCACGACGAGCGGGAACAGACTCTCAACCAATTGCTGGTCGAGATGGACGGCTTCGATCAGAACTCCGGCGTCATCATGATCGCCGCGACAAACCGCCCGGATGTCCTGGACCCGGCGCTTCTGCGCCCCGGACGCTTCGACCGCCATGTGACGGTGGATACGCCGGACGCCAAGGGCCGCGAGGCGATCCTGGAAGTCCACCTGCGCGGCAAGCCGATCGCGGAAGATGTCAGCGCGCATGCGCTGGCCCGCCGCACTCCCGGCTTCAGCGGCGCGGATCTGGCGAACCTGGTCAATGAAGCGGCGCTACTGGCGGCGCGCAAGGACAAGACGCGCATTGAGATTCCGGACTTCAACGAGTCCGTCGACCGCGTGGTAGCCGGTCCCGAGCGCAAGTCGCGCATCATGAACGATCAGATCCGCGAGCGGATCGCCTACCATGAGGTCGGCCACGCGATCGTCGGCGAGCTTCTGCCCAACGCCAACCCGGTCCATAAGATCTCGATCCTGCCCCGAGGCCGCGCCCTGGGATACACGATGCAGTATCCGACCGAGGACAAGTACCTGACCACCCGTCAGGAGTTCCTCGACGATATCTGCGCCCTGCTCGCGGGCCGCGTCGCCGAAGAAGCCGTTTACGGCGAGGTGACGACCGGCGCGTCGAATGACTTCGAGCGCGCCACCGCTATCGCTCGCGCCATGGTCTGTGAATATGGTATGAGCGAGCGTCTCGGAACGGTCGTCCTCGGAACCCGGCACGGCAACCCCTTCTTGGGCCGTGACTGGAACGAGGAGCGCAACTATTCGGAGACGATCGCGGTCGAGATCGACAAGGAAGTCCGGTCGATTATCGACGACTGCTACGCTCGCTCCCGCCAGATCCTGTTCGACAACCGCACGAAGATGGACGAGATTGTCCGCGTGCTGCTGGAGAAGGAATCGCTGGAGCGCGAAGAGTTCATCGTGCTGATGGAAGGCGCCAAGGCTCCCGAACCCTCGAAGCCTCTGGTCGCTCCCACCGGCGCGCCGCCGATCACCGGCGACAACTCTTCCAATACGCCTGAACAGCGGCGTCCACTGCCGAACTTACGGCCCGAGACCGCTTAA
- a CDS encoding DUF192 domain-containing protein — MAVYPRFTLTMESSGLLLGSVAQVNSWLGKGVGVLGRRALPAGEGLWLPDVASVHTWFVAFPLDILFLSRDLTVLAVCPNVPPWRALVRCPGAVHTIEMGAGTLANLPVPIGERLRTGPEASI; from the coding sequence ATGGCCGTTTATCCCCGCTTCACGCTGACGATGGAATCGAGTGGGCTCTTGCTGGGGAGCGTGGCGCAGGTAAATTCCTGGCTGGGGAAGGGCGTCGGCGTCTTGGGCCGGCGCGCGCTGCCGGCGGGCGAGGGGCTCTGGCTTCCCGATGTGGCTTCCGTCCATACATGGTTTGTTGCGTTTCCCCTGGATATTCTCTTTTTGAGCCGCGACTTGACCGTGCTTGCGGTCTGCCCGAATGTGCCGCCCTGGCGCGCGCTGGTGCGCTGTCCTGGGGCTGTTCACACGATCGAAATGGGCGCGGGGACGCTTGCAAACCTGCCCGTTCCGATTGGCGAGCGCCTGCGAACCGGGCCGGAAGCGTCGATTTGA
- a CDS encoding PEP-CTERM sorting domain-containing protein (PEP-CTERM proteins occur, often in large numbers, in the proteomes of bacteria that also encode an exosortase, a predicted intramembrane cysteine proteinase. The presence of a PEP-CTERM domain at a protein's C-terminus predicts cleavage within the sorting domain, followed by covalent anchoring to some some component of the (usually Gram-negative) cell surface. Many PEP-CTERM proteins exhibit an unusual sequence composition that includes large numbers of potential glycosylation sites. Expression of one such protein has been shown restore the ability of a bacterium to form floc, a type of biofilm.), with the protein MLTRNAIGGAIAVAALGALLSGTQANAQNFTYSTSYASTSIVSGTSTLTILPTTAGPVGATTFITLSNLSLNTTPGTGPNHFNDPYSATITIHDVASGGNITKSFSGSFVGDADGGVGGNAPSTSVTDVFSTPALTFSFADGTYTLNRTFTTPPGATGSLGTQGAIVTFTPNRLTTPEPGSVVAFLAGGSILALLAFRRRTSFTPTA; encoded by the coding sequence ATGTTAACACGAAACGCCATTGGCGGCGCAATCGCCGTCGCGGCTCTTGGCGCTCTGCTGAGCGGAACACAGGCAAACGCTCAGAACTTCACCTACTCCACTTCTTACGCCAGCACATCGATTGTCAGCGGCACCAGCACTCTGACGATTTTACCGACGACCGCTGGTCCCGTCGGCGCCACCACGTTCATCACGCTGAGCAACTTATCGCTCAACACCACTCCTGGGACTGGTCCGAACCACTTCAACGATCCCTACTCTGCAACCATCACCATCCATGATGTTGCGTCTGGCGGGAACATAACCAAGAGCTTCTCAGGCTCATTCGTTGGCGATGCCGACGGCGGCGTTGGCGGCAATGCTCCTAGCACGAGCGTCACTGACGTCTTCTCGACCCCCGCGCTGACATTCAGCTTTGCGGACGGCACCTACACGCTCAACCGGACCTTCACGACTCCTCCCGGAGCGACCGGCAGCCTGGGCACCCAGGGCGCGATTGTAACTTTCACGCCAAATCGTCTGACTACTCCCGAGCCGGGCAGCGTCGTCGCTTTCCTGGCGGGCGGCTCAATCCTGGCGCTGCTGGCGTTCCGACGCCGCACGTCGTTCACTCCGACTGCGTAA
- a CDS encoding cation:proton antiporter: MLLVSAIVATVSQRLRLPYTVGLVLAGVVMALTSATSQVHLTKHLIFNAFLPPLIFEAAYFIPWTELRRDFSPITVLATVGVLIAAAVTAAGMHFGAQWSWPSALLFGVLISATDPVSVIATFKDAGVHGRLRLLVEAESLFNDGTAAVLFAVVSAALLGAGMSAGAVVLSFVVTVVGGVLCGALVGAAALLLIGRATDHLVEISFTVVAAYGSFLLAEQFHLSGVLATLTAGMLIGNIGPARAITDRGREAVGAFWEYAAFLANSLIFLLIGLRGARESFAALLVPTLIAIAVVLAGRAASVYGCCAFYARAARRISLQRQHILFWGGLRGALALALALGLPPETPDRSQILTVTFGVVAFSIIVQGLTITPLLRRLGEIETKPHS; encoded by the coding sequence TTGCTTCTCGTCTCCGCGATCGTCGCCACCGTCTCCCAGCGGCTCCGGCTTCCCTATACCGTCGGGCTCGTGCTCGCCGGCGTCGTGATGGCGCTCACCAGCGCGACATCTCAGGTCCATCTCACAAAGCACCTCATCTTCAACGCGTTTCTGCCGCCGCTGATCTTTGAAGCCGCATACTTTATACCATGGACTGAGCTGCGGCGCGATTTCAGCCCTATCACCGTCCTTGCGACGGTCGGCGTTTTGATCGCCGCCGCCGTGACGGCGGCGGGGATGCATTTCGGCGCGCAGTGGTCCTGGCCGAGCGCGCTGCTGTTCGGCGTGCTGATCTCCGCGACCGACCCGGTTTCGGTCATCGCCACGTTCAAGGACGCCGGCGTCCACGGACGTTTGCGGCTGCTGGTGGAGGCGGAAAGCCTCTTCAACGACGGCACGGCGGCAGTGCTCTTCGCCGTTGTCTCGGCGGCGCTGCTGGGCGCGGGCATGTCCGCCGGCGCCGTCGTCCTCAGCTTTGTCGTCACGGTCGTGGGAGGCGTCCTCTGCGGCGCGCTCGTCGGCGCGGCGGCCCTGCTGCTGATCGGACGCGCCACGGACCATCTTGTGGAGATCTCCTTCACCGTGGTCGCCGCGTACGGCTCGTTTTTATTGGCCGAGCAGTTCCATCTGTCGGGGGTGCTCGCGACGCTGACGGCGGGGATGCTGATCGGCAATATCGGCCCCGCGCGCGCCATCACGGATCGCGGGCGTGAAGCGGTCGGCGCGTTCTGGGAGTACGCGGCCTTTCTCGCCAACTCGCTGATCTTCCTGCTGATCGGCCTGCGCGGCGCGCGGGAAAGCTTCGCCGCGCTGCTCGTCCCCACCCTCATCGCCATCGCCGTCGTCCTCGCCGGCCGCGCCGCGTCCGTCTACGGCTGCTGCGCTTTCTACGCGCGCGCCGCGCGGCGCATCTCCCTCCAGCGCCAGCACATCCTCTTCTGGGGCGGCCTGCGCGGCGCCCTCGCCCTGGCGCTCGCCCTCGGCCTGCCGCCCGAGACCCCGGACCGCTCCCAAATCCTCACCGTCACCTTCGGCGTCGTCGCCTTCTCCATCATTGTACAAGGACTGACCATCACGCCGCTGCTGCGGCGGCTGGGAGAGATTGAAACAAAGCCCCACTCTTGA
- a CDS encoding N-acetylmannosamine-6-phosphate 2-epimerase: MTISQLYSLETLNERLRGGLIVSCQALPGEALFGGEIMARLAVAAERGGAVGIRANSPVDIAAIRAVTSLPIIGLFKVDVANYDVYITPTVKDALAVAEAGADIIALDATDRPHPEGTTAEFIAAVRVATGLPVLADISTFAEGVAAQEAGAEFISTTMSGYTPYSPQLEGPDLELATRLAAELKRPLFAEGRIHTPEQARAALDAGAFAVIVGGAITRPQQITERFARAVAAGK; encoded by the coding sequence ATGACGATTTCTCAACTTTATTCTCTGGAAACTTTGAACGAGCGCCTGCGCGGCGGCCTCATTGTGAGCTGTCAGGCGCTGCCGGGCGAAGCGCTGTTTGGCGGCGAGATCATGGCGCGGTTGGCCGTCGCGGCGGAGCGGGGCGGAGCGGTCGGGATTCGCGCGAATAGTCCCGTGGATATCGCGGCGATCCGCGCCGTCACGAGCTTGCCGATCATCGGTCTGTTCAAAGTCGATGTGGCGAATTACGACGTGTATATCACGCCGACCGTGAAGGACGCGCTGGCCGTGGCGGAAGCGGGCGCGGATATCATCGCGCTGGACGCCACGGATCGGCCGCATCCGGAAGGGACGACGGCGGAGTTTATCGCCGCTGTCCGAGTCGCGACGGGGCTGCCTGTATTGGCGGACATTTCGACGTTTGCGGAAGGCGTCGCCGCGCAGGAGGCGGGCGCGGAGTTTATATCGACGACGATGTCGGGATACACGCCTTATAGCCCGCAATTGGAGGGACCGGATTTGGAGCTGGCGACGCGGCTGGCGGCGGAGCTCAAGAGGCCGCTCTTCGCCGAAGGGCGCATCCATACGCCGGAGCAGGCGCGGGCGGCGCTGGACGCGGGGGCGTTTGCGGTGATTGTCGGCGGGGCCATCACGCGGCCCCAGCAGATCACCGAGCGGTTCGCGCGCGCCGTCGCCGCCGGGAAGTAG
- a CDS encoding ROK family protein: MPTYLGIDIGGTKIAGALVDDNGLVLKTGVRPTQAERGGAQVLQTAIALGQELLHGSEQVIAGAGVGAGGQIDAERGVVVSATEILPGWAGTEIGAAFKSAFGVPVAVDNDVNALAAGEAKFGAARGLSTVVFLALGTGVGGALLLEGRVHYGAHWTGGEFGHLLLTMDPNARKDGGGARGTLEAYASGPGLIQTWREIAGDDEAPITGAEIAADAVQDPGGIGAAAIAQTGRYLGFGLVSLANALDPDVIVIGGGLAALGDALLAPARAVLAERALPGPAQTPVVLASLGEHASTIGAAALIIPLPKAVS; the protein is encoded by the coding sequence ATGCCCACCTATCTTGGAATCGATATCGGCGGCACGAAGATCGCGGGCGCGCTGGTGGATGACAACGGACTCGTTCTCAAAACCGGTGTGCGCCCCACGCAAGCGGAGCGCGGCGGGGCGCAGGTGCTTCAAACGGCGATCGCGCTGGGTCAAGAGCTTTTGCACGGTTCGGAGCAAGTCATCGCCGGCGCCGGCGTCGGCGCCGGCGGGCAGATCGACGCCGAACGCGGCGTCGTGGTCTCGGCCACGGAGATCCTGCCTGGCTGGGCGGGGACGGAGATCGGCGCGGCCTTTAAGTCCGCATTCGGCGTTCCCGTCGCCGTGGATAACGATGTCAACGCCCTCGCCGCCGGCGAGGCGAAGTTTGGGGCGGCCCGGGGATTGTCCACCGTCGTCTTTCTGGCGCTCGGCACCGGGGTCGGCGGCGCATTGCTGTTAGAAGGCCGTGTTCATTACGGCGCGCACTGGACCGGAGGCGAGTTCGGGCACCTGCTGCTGACGATGGATCCTAACGCCCGGAAGGACGGCGGCGGGGCGCGAGGGACACTCGAAGCCTACGCGAGCGGGCCCGGCCTCATTCAGACGTGGCGGGAGATCGCGGGCGACGACGAAGCGCCAATCACCGGCGCGGAGATCGCGGCGGACGCCGTTCAGGATCCCGGAGGGATCGGCGCGGCGGCGATTGCTCAGACCGGTCGCTATCTGGGCTTTGGGCTTGTCAGCCTCGCCAATGCGCTCGATCCGGATGTGATCGTGATCGGCGGCGGGCTGGCGGCGCTCGGCGATGCGCTGCTTGCTCCCGCCCGCGCCGTGCTTGCCGAGCGCGCGCTTCCTGGCCCCGCGCAAACGCCGGTTGTCCTCGCCTCGCTGGGCGAGCACGCCTCGACCATCGGCGCCGCCGCCTTGATCATTCCATTGCCGAAAGCAGTCTCTTGA
- a CDS encoding DUF4127 family protein, giving the protein MNTNSLRIALAPLDERPVNTRYPQMLGQIAGAEVLLPPSEALGLQREPADLPVITQWLRDTAPTTSGAIVSCDYLGYGNLINARISQDSAAAVLGRLSILEEIGARIPVHAFSLITRVANADNCVEEPLYWEKWGTRFYRWARLTHQSETSLLPPEDRVVLKDLDAQLPPDLKADWLMRRLRNHTVNLGLIDLAARGKVASLLLTSDDTAAYGFPSRERDWLRGWPRLIGPALSSRLHMYPGADEVGSALAAQLINAHHGRAPLVWVEYAIPGDEEYIAPYEDRPVRETVLGQISACGCVLAECPEESDFILGVVTPSPRRTDYRLEYAEEDRRDRTAPYLRFIARLAGWQARGLAVAVGDVAYPNGGDPLFSDLLLDPASALRPGGLAAYGAWNTAGNTLGVVVAQAVCALYIEDNAEQAEAQKRFLAHRFLEDWGYQTVARRAARDIIEQSFGRRDPDPNSLEQIAETRKAIEEQLTSLLTRLQQSGVGEGLTLVPGSARLPWRRTFEVDFDLS; this is encoded by the coding sequence ATGAATACGAACTCCCTGCGCATCGCGCTCGCGCCGCTCGACGAACGCCCCGTCAACACCCGCTATCCGCAAATGCTCGGGCAGATCGCCGGCGCCGAAGTTCTGCTGCCGCCCTCGGAAGCGCTCGGCCTTCAGCGCGAGCCCGCGGATCTGCCGGTCATCACGCAATGGCTGCGGGACACGGCGCCGACGACTTCGGGCGCGATCGTCTCGTGCGACTATCTGGGCTACGGCAATCTGATCAACGCCCGTATCTCCCAGGACAGCGCGGCGGCCGTCCTGGGGCGGCTGAGCATTCTGGAGGAGATCGGCGCGCGGATCCCCGTGCACGCCTTCTCCCTGATCACCCGGGTCGCCAACGCCGACAACTGTGTCGAGGAGCCGCTCTACTGGGAAAAGTGGGGCACGCGCTTTTACCGATGGGCGCGGCTGACGCACCAGTCGGAAACGAGCCTGCTTCCGCCGGAAGACCGCGTGGTTTTGAAAGATCTGGACGCCCAGCTTCCGCCGGACCTGAAAGCCGATTGGCTGATGCGGCGCCTGCGCAACCATACCGTCAACTTGGGGCTGATCGACCTGGCGGCGCGCGGCAAAGTCGCGAGCCTGCTGCTGACCTCCGACGACACCGCCGCCTACGGCTTTCCCAGCCGCGAGCGGGACTGGCTGCGCGGCTGGCCGCGCCTGATCGGCCCGGCGCTGTCATCGCGGCTGCACATGTATCCCGGCGCCGACGAAGTCGGTTCGGCGCTGGCGGCGCAGCTGATCAACGCGCATCACGGACGCGCGCCCCTGGTCTGGGTGGAGTATGCGATCCCCGGCGATGAGGAGTATATCGCGCCTTACGAAGACCGCCCGGTGCGCGAAACCGTGCTGGGACAGATCTCCGCCTGCGGATGCGTCCTCGCCGAATGCCCCGAAGAAAGCGACTTCATCCTCGGAGTCGTCACGCCCTCGCCCCGGCGCACGGACTATCGCCTGGAATACGCGGAGGAGGACCGCCGGGATCGCACCGCCCCTTATTTGCGCTTTATCGCCCGTCTGGCGGGCTGGCAGGCGCGGGGTCTGGCCGTGGCCGTGGGCGATGTCGCCTACCCCAATGGCGGCGATCCGCTCTTTTCCGACTTGCTGCTGGACCCGGCTTCGGCGCTGCGTCCCGGGGGGCTGGCGGCGTACGGCGCCTGGAACACGGCGGGCAACACGCTGGGCGTGGTGGTGGCCCAGGCAGTCTGCGCGCTGTACATCGAAGACAACGCCGAGCAGGCAGAGGCGCAAAAGCGCTTCCTGGCGCATCGGTTCCTGGAGGACTGGGGATATCAGACGGTCGCGCGCCGCGCCGCTCGCGACATCATCGAACAGAGTTTTGGACGCCGCGACCCCGACCCCAACTCTCTCGAACAGATCGCCGAGACCCGCAAAGCCATCGAAGAACAGCTGACGAGTTTACTTACCCGGCTTCAGCAGTCCGGAGTCGGCGAGGGGCTGACGCTCGTTCCCGGGAGCGCCCGCCTTCCCTGGCGGCGAACCTTCGAGGTGGATTTCGATCTGTCCTGA
- a CDS encoding DUF4331 family protein, which produces MALSRKNIILLAAGVALIPTGFLLKAHGSDHADTPAIAAQPGADLTDVFVFPSPSDSSKVVLAMDVHPLIPSGGSGGVSFDPSVLYQFKIDNTGDNVEDLVIQARFIGTGSSQRVLISGPMKPDRTGTVTTALAPYAVTGAINQAFSPATGIEVFAGAREDPFFFDLNRFFTILPDRATPITGTAVSNPNQPQAASFNNPGTDFLAPYNVLAIVVELPKTSLVPGTNKKIHVWCTTSK; this is translated from the coding sequence ATGGCACTCTCTCGTAAAAACATCATTCTGCTGGCGGCGGGCGTAGCGCTCATTCCGACCGGATTTCTGCTGAAGGCGCATGGATCGGACCACGCCGATACCCCGGCGATCGCCGCTCAGCCGGGCGCGGACCTTACCGACGTCTTTGTGTTTCCCTCGCCCTCCGACTCCTCGAAAGTCGTCCTGGCGATGGACGTACACCCTTTGATCCCCAGCGGCGGATCCGGCGGTGTATCCTTCGACCCAAGCGTTCTCTATCAGTTCAAAATTGATAACACCGGCGACAATGTCGAGGACCTTGTCATACAAGCCCGCTTTATCGGAACGGGATCGAGCCAGCGCGTCTTGATCTCTGGTCCCATGAAGCCGGATCGCACCGGAACGGTTACTACGGCGCTGGCGCCCTACGCCGTCACGGGCGCGATCAATCAGGCCTTCTCTCCCGCCACGGGGATCGAAGTCTTCGCGGGCGCGCGAGAAGATCCCTTCTTCTTCGACCTGAACCGCTTCTTTACGATCCTGCCCGACCGCGCGACGCCGATCACCGGCACGGCGGTCAGCAATCCAAATCAGCCCCAGGCCGCAAGCTTCAACAACCCGGGAACGGACTTCCTCGCGCCGTACAACGTGCTCGCCATTGTCGTGGAGCTGCCGAAAACGTCGCTGGTCCCGGGGACGAATAAGAAGATCCACGTTTGGTGCACCACCAGCAAATAA
- a CDS encoding DUF4331 family protein, with protein MLQKKFMLGGLALSLAAIALAGCGGSGDSGGTKTYTQVDRLARPAVNEVFATVANNRHQINDQDNPTDDSGQLANDIQSFMVGTAGRSQAITNVVKAVLVPDVMVADLSQSGNATYLGVETGGATGGTFGGRDLKDDVVDTSLGVIFGATVPTLGLAPEDGKEIPALTSDHVGFGAKHFTSAFPYLGAPK; from the coding sequence ATGTTACAGAAAAAATTCATGCTTGGCGGTTTGGCGCTCAGCCTCGCGGCGATCGCTCTGGCGGGCTGCGGCGGCAGCGGCGACAGCGGCGGAACGAAGACTTACACGCAAGTTGACCGACTGGCCCGCCCCGCCGTCAACGAAGTCTTCGCGACAGTCGCCAATAATCGGCACCAGATCAACGACCAGGACAATCCCACGGATGACTCCGGGCAGCTCGCCAACGATATCCAGAGCTTCATGGTCGGAACCGCCGGCCGCTCCCAGGCGATCACGAACGTCGTCAAGGCCGTACTGGTCCCCGACGTCATGGTGGCTGACTTGAGCCAGTCCGGCAACGCGACCTACCTGGGCGTGGAAACCGGCGGAGCCACCGGCGGCACGTTTGGCGGCCGCGACCTGAAGGATGATGTCGTCGACACCTCGCTCGGCGTCATCTTCGGAGCCACCGTGCCGACGCTCGGCCTGGCGCCGGAAGACGGGAAAGAGATCCCCGCGCTGACGAGCGACCATGTCGGCTTCGGCGCGAAGCACTTCACGAGCGCATTCCCTTACCTGGGAGCGCCCAAGTAG
- a CDS encoding tetratricopeptide repeat protein — protein sequence MKRAAIAASALALCLAGWAWTSRKAQSRPPSGPPAQHEPYDPGRLEHTIRFYESNIQRDSEDAIGRSLLSGFYLQRCRETGDIADAARAEAMARKSLAIRTRNNIAAYDQLALSLFTQHKFPEALALTQKIVNAAPSDAQAQSLLVELNTEMGEYPSAATGMAKLAAGNHDPHTLAMAARLMELTGNLDGALAQMQSARAQADTNLDMSAEGDAWYHMREGNMLGALGRADEAKKAYLAAVALFPNDYRSMTFLTRLAAGRGDNKEAIDWGKRSSAIVPTPEILALLGDAYTASGDTRQANLQYAMVDAAGRIARSQGGVYDRQRAIYCADHHVHLPEAVRIARHELTIRHDVYAYDTLAWTSYQAGDLPTASSAMSKALAWRTQDSLLEYHAGMIAKALGDSAGARAHLAKALALNPYWNPFAPKLARATLDTLNAAGAATAQIPASPQTPPTPRS from the coding sequence ATGAAACGAGCCGCTATCGCCGCTTCCGCCCTCGCTTTGTGCCTCGCCGGCTGGGCCTGGACCAGCCGCAAGGCGCAGTCACGCCCGCCCAGCGGCCCTCCCGCGCAGCACGAACCTTACGATCCAGGCCGCCTGGAGCACACCATCCGTTTTTATGAAAGCAATATCCAGCGCGACTCGGAAGACGCCATCGGTCGGTCGCTGCTCTCCGGATTCTATTTGCAGCGCTGCCGCGAGACCGGCGACATCGCCGACGCCGCGCGCGCCGAAGCGATGGCCCGCAAGTCGCTGGCGATCCGAACCCGCAATAATATCGCCGCTTACGATCAGCTCGCGCTCAGCCTGTTCACCCAGCACAAATTCCCCGAGGCGCTTGCGCTCACGCAAAAGATCGTCAACGCCGCTCCTTCCGATGCGCAGGCGCAGTCGCTTCTCGTGGAGCTGAACACGGAAATGGGCGAGTACCCCAGCGCCGCCACCGGGATGGCGAAGCTCGCCGCCGGCAACCACGACCCGCACACGCTGGCGATGGCCGCGCGCCTGATGGAGCTGACCGGCAATCTGGACGGGGCGCTGGCGCAAATGCAATCGGCGCGCGCGCAGGCCGACACCAACCTGGATATGTCGGCGGAAGGCGACGCCTGGTATCACATGCGCGAAGGTAACATGCTGGGCGCGCTGGGCCGGGCGGACGAAGCAAAAAAGGCGTACCTCGCCGCCGTCGCCCTCTTCCCGAACGATTACCGCTCCATGACCTTTTTGACGCGCCTCGCGGCCGGCCGGGGAGATAACAAAGAAGCGATTGACTGGGGCAAACGATCCTCCGCGATCGTGCCCACTCCGGAGATCCTGGCTCTGCTCGGCGACGCCTACACCGCGTCGGGAGACACCCGGCAGGCCAATCTGCAATACGCGATGGTGGACGCCGCCGGGCGAATCGCGCGCTCGCAGGGCGGGGTTTACGACCGGCAGCGCGCCATCTACTGCGCCGACCATCACGTCCACCTCCCCGAGGCCGTGCGGATCGCCCGGCATGAGCTGACGATCCGGCATGACGTCTACGCCTACGACACGCTCGCCTGGACCAGTTACCAGGCCGGCGATCTTCCGACGGCTTCCTCGGCGATGTCCAAAGCGCTGGCGTGGCGCACGCAGGATTCGCTGCTGGAATACCACGCCGGAATGATCGCAAAGGCGCTTGGCGACTCCGCCGGCGCGCGCGCTCATCTGGCGAAGGCCCTGGCGCTGAACCCCTACTGGAACCCATTCGCGCCGAAACTGGCCCGCGCCACTCTCGACACACTGAACGCGGCCGGCGCGGCGACCGCGCAAATCCCGGCTTCGCCGCAAACGCCGCCCACACCCAGGAGTTAA